A stretch of Brassica napus cultivar Da-Ae chromosome C6, Da-Ae, whole genome shotgun sequence DNA encodes these proteins:
- the LOC106403018 gene encoding ABSCISIC ACID-INSENSITIVE 5-like protein 2 isoform X1 produces the protein MDSQRVIVEDPKSPSLNRQGSSLYSLTLETHLGSSGKSLGSMNLDGLLKSVCSVEPNQPPSTAVNEGLSRLGSLTLPRDLSKKTVEEVWKDIRQDKNGGSAHERRDKQHTLGEMTLEDLLLKAGVVTETIPGSNHDDPGGAGLAQVGPWVLYHQLPSMTQPQPFMPYPVADMQAMVSQASLMGGLSDTQTPGRKRVASGEVVEKTVERKQKRMIKNRESAARSRARKQAYTHELEIKVSRLEEENERLRRQKEVEKILPSAPPPDPKRQLRRTSSAPF, from the exons ATGGATTCTCAGAGGGTTATTGTCGAAGACCCTAAATCTCCGTCCTTGAATAGGCAAGGCTCCTCTCTCTACAGCTTAACACTCGAAACCCACTTGGGGAGTTCTGGTAAATCACTTGGCAGCATGAATCTTGACGGGCTTCTCAAGAGTGTCTGCTCTGTTGAACCTAATCAGCCACCCTCCACGGCTGTCAACGAAGGTCTCTCTCGTCTGGGGAGTCTGACTTTGCCGCGTGATCTCAGCAAGAAGACTGTTGAGGAGGTCTGGAAAGACATTCGGCAGGATAAGAATGGTGGGAGTGCTCACGAGAGGAGAGATAAGCAGCATACGCTTGGGGAGATGACGCTTGAGGACTTGTTGTTGAAAGCAGGTGTTGTGACTGAGACTATCCCTGGTTCGAACCATGACGATCCTGGTGGTGCTGGTTTAGCTCAGGTTGGGCCATGGGTTCTGTATCATCAGCTTCCGTCAATGACACAGCCTCAGCCATTCATGCCATATCCGGTTGCAGACATGCAAGCAATGGTGTCTCAGGCTTCTTTGATGGGTGGTTTGTCAGATACACAAACGCCAGGAAGGAAGAGGGTGGCGTCAGGAGAAGTTGTGGAGAAGACTGTTGAGAGGAAGCAGAAGAGAATGATTAAGAACAGAGAGTCTGCAGCTCGTTCTCGAGCTAGGAAACAG GCTTACACTCATGAGCTAGAGATCAAAGTTTCACGgttagaagaagaaaacgaaagaCTCAGGAGGCAAAAG GAGGTAGAGAAGATACTCCCAAGTGCACCACCGCCTGATCCCAAGCGGCAGCTCAGACGAACAAGCTCAGCTCCTTTCTGA
- the LOC106403018 gene encoding ABSCISIC ACID-INSENSITIVE 5-like protein 2 isoform X2, whose amino-acid sequence MDSQRVIVEDPKSPSLNRQGSSLYSLTLETHLGSSGKSLGSMNLDGLLKSVCSVEPNQPPSTAVNEGLSRLGSLTLPRDLSKKTVEEVWKDIRQDKNGGSAHERRDKQHTLGEMTLEDLLLKAGVVTETIPGSNHDDPGGAGLAQVGPWVLYHQLPSMTQPQPFMPYPVADMQAMVSQASLMGGLSDTQTPGRKRVASGEVVEKTVERKQKRMIKNRESAARSRARKQAYTHELEIKVSRLEEENERLRRQKSFFFHFAGGREDTPKCTTA is encoded by the exons ATGGATTCTCAGAGGGTTATTGTCGAAGACCCTAAATCTCCGTCCTTGAATAGGCAAGGCTCCTCTCTCTACAGCTTAACACTCGAAACCCACTTGGGGAGTTCTGGTAAATCACTTGGCAGCATGAATCTTGACGGGCTTCTCAAGAGTGTCTGCTCTGTTGAACCTAATCAGCCACCCTCCACGGCTGTCAACGAAGGTCTCTCTCGTCTGGGGAGTCTGACTTTGCCGCGTGATCTCAGCAAGAAGACTGTTGAGGAGGTCTGGAAAGACATTCGGCAGGATAAGAATGGTGGGAGTGCTCACGAGAGGAGAGATAAGCAGCATACGCTTGGGGAGATGACGCTTGAGGACTTGTTGTTGAAAGCAGGTGTTGTGACTGAGACTATCCCTGGTTCGAACCATGACGATCCTGGTGGTGCTGGTTTAGCTCAGGTTGGGCCATGGGTTCTGTATCATCAGCTTCCGTCAATGACACAGCCTCAGCCATTCATGCCATATCCGGTTGCAGACATGCAAGCAATGGTGTCTCAGGCTTCTTTGATGGGTGGTTTGTCAGATACACAAACGCCAGGAAGGAAGAGGGTGGCGTCAGGAGAAGTTGTGGAGAAGACTGTTGAGAGGAAGCAGAAGAGAATGATTAAGAACAGAGAGTCTGCAGCTCGTTCTCGAGCTAGGAAACAG GCTTACACTCATGAGCTAGAGATCAAAGTTTCACGgttagaagaagaaaacgaaagaCTCAGGAGGCAAAAG tcttttttttttcactttgcAGGAGGTAGAGAAGATACTCCCAAGTGCACCACCGCCTGA